In the Phaeodactylum tricornutum CCAP 1055/1 chromosome 13, whole genome shotgun sequence genome, CTCAGCAAGGTTTTATATTTTGCTCTGCTGGACCGCAAAAAGGTTTATGTTACATTGATCCGTCGATTTGATCTTGTCACATAATGAAAATTTCGAATCATTTCGTTTCGTTGCGTTATTTGGGATTACGTGTGTCATTTCCTACGTACGGGGGTTTTCCTGGTCTCCCCATTCCTGACATCAATGGAAATTGACAATGGTGCTCAAATAGCTCTTACTTCTGAATGAAGGAGTTTGTCCCTTCAAAGTACCGCAGTCTACACCTTCAATGCTGCGATACATGCTTCCTTGGTTGGCACAGCCAAATTCTGTTTTGTAGCTGTAGTACAGCTATTTCTCCATTGTCCGCAGTCACAGAAAGCCGCTATCTTGGTCATTATACTACACTATATGTCATTGGTGTTTAGAACCAATTCACTTACAGTACTTTTAGAGGGCATCTTGTACGAAAGCGTCTGAATTTGTTTGAATTGGAGCACAGATGAAATCAACAGCTGCTAGTCAATCAACATTAACGCAAAACGAGCTGGCACAGTCTCGCGCCTtaactcactgtcaatcaacCAAAAGCGGATCATCCGTATCTCAACCAGTATCTATAATTGTCTATGAAGATCGCAGTTGTGAGAACTAACATTATGACTTTCTTTATGAACTAGGTGCAGCATACCAACCAACCTACACTCTAACAATGTAACTCTACGTTGGTGGAATGGTATGGGGATGCGGATTCTAGTATTGTCGAAGCAACAGGAAGTGGATTTACACTTACTGCGTTAATGCGCCGATCGTAAttattgatgaacacaaaacgacgatggagatcacagttgaggaaaacgatgacctacgaagattatgagtctacattgtaccCTTGGATATttgtagggactgtggggctgtgattcgttgtgtgtgggacggaagcggcttggcttttagcagtaggcgattgaacttctggtgagacgttgtccttaccaggagttggatcaacacaccctcgctgcaaatgagaagttgtTTTGTCATTGGTGGGTGACTGTTTGAGAAGGTAGTGcaagcgcattttgcgatgatgtgcgggagaatgatgcttggagaaatagtcggctAAATTCGTgaggccgggtcgccagtaaataataaactgtttttgcttgacgcggtctttaacccagtagaaacgcatgtcaatggctttagaacggcgttgcttgatggtttcgttggcaatgccGGAGGCACAGGCGTTGTCGGTCTGGATAGGTGTAGGCGGCTGTGTGtggccaagttcgtcgagagtgacccggaaagcggtagcgtccttggcgttgtagaAGAGGGCGCCGAGTTCAGCTTTGGTGGCAGACGAGAGAACgacggacatgatggagctatgcATGTGAATGGCGCCGTTGTTGGGAGGGTCCGGATCggtcggagcgggagcagcattgggattTCGGGGCcgactgctgaggaaaaaatggCCTGCAGCACGAGAGCGAGCTTTggactcggaaaggtaggaagcGTCGCTgtgaatgtgtaaacacatgtcgctagcctGAAAACGTACGGTAgcgtgtgggtgagtggcacagtagtcaagtaaatgttcTGCGGCTTGAAGCGTGGCTTGGGTGGCCGTGGACTGGGCCGATGCAAGGGTTCCGAGGGCgacgagaatggtcgagtcAACAGCCCTAGCGTAGAAAAGTATGGTTCCGATtatttcttgcaggtgggtcttgtccGGCGCTTTGAGAGGATCTGTGGTGTCAGGAGCTGGAGTAAGCTGGGTGGCAACGCCATAGGTTGGTGGGGTCCACGGGTGTGGCGCATGTTGCGGCTTGGTAGGGGGCGAACGTTGgaagcgggttagggcttggtcgatgtagtTGGGCATGGACAGGTCGAGGGTTCGATGCTCATAATTCCAAGCGAGTGTAAGACCTAGGTAACGCATACTGTCCCAATCAATTGTGATAGTGTAGAGCGCTTGCAAAGTGTCGATGAGGTGCTGAGCGTTTTCGGTGCCGGTGTATTTgacgccaaagtcgtcgacaactagggtaaactgAATCGGGCGTGTGACGTGGCGAAAAAGGCCCGCGGTATGTGGGGTCTTGACGTAGCCGTGGCGAGCGAGGTGTTCAACAAGGCGGTCATGAGCTAGAAtgccggcttggggaaggccgtacatgcctttgcgaatttcgacggtaacggAATTGTTGTGTATGAGAGGGGCCAATTGGTAATGAGCCAAAATGGTGGGAGGAATATCTGGgaccgggatgcgcatgtattcATATCGAGCCATGGGTGTCccaagatagaaatccttgatcTTGATGCACATGAACTTGGCGGCTGGTGTGGAGAGGACACTGTTGAATAGGATCTTGGCAGTGGTGATGTTGGCAGTAGGGGTGCTAACCTTGCCGGGGTACTGAACTAGGTTGGCACCGATGGTAAAAcggatgcgcttgggttCCGCTTTCTGAGGGCGAATGCTGGCAACAATGCGTGAgtaggttgccttgcgaccgGGAGGCACGGCatttttttttttttttaatGCGCAATGAAGTGCATGGTTTGGCTACCGTGAGTGCTGTGAGGCGGGTTACCGTTGGTGAGATGGCCAAATTTCGTTAGCCGCGGCTtgaatccaatcgggagcATCAAGGCCGGTGCGTAGGTGGCGATACTCAAACAAAGCGTCGGTGGTGGGGTCGACAACTGCGTGAGCAGTGGCTtggacaagaaagggtcGGGCACGGGTGTTGTGCGGGTGGGCCGGAACTAGGGTTGGGGCTGGCGTGCTttgcgacggcggcggccggGATTGTCTGTGCGAGAGTGATAGGTGGCTGTGGGGGGCACCCTCGGAGATGGGGGCGCAAGGGTGGGCACCCTCAGAAGGGCAGGGGCATGCTCGGCCGTGACAATTGGAACGGCAAAGCGGACCTGAGCAGGGGTAGGCGTGAGACAGGGGGCGGGACCGGGGGCGCTCGAGCGGGTGCGGCTGCGGAAGAGGCCCCGGGCAGCAACCAAAGCAAAGAGTTCTGCAAGTTGGGTATGGGCCTGGTGTTGGTTGGCGTCGAGGGGCGTAAACGGCAAGGCGGGAGAGGGATTCTGGAGGGCGCACACTAAGtcacgggcggcggccagggcgcGGTCAGTGGAGGAGGCGGTGGGCATGGGAATCTTACTGGGGAACCATGCAAGCATGTTGGCAACACGTTTGGCACGCATCTCTGTGATCCAAACGCGATGGCAGCGGTAGTGGTTCATGGCAGGGCCAAGGTACCAGCCTTCAACAGCATGGGGTGCCCAAGTTTCCCGAACGGCGGGCTTTTCGTGGACAAGGACGCGAGTGCCGGGAGGGGCAAGTGGGGTGCAATTATAATCAAAAGCCCCATGGAGTTGGGTATGGGCCGAGAGGGTAGGATTGATGCGGGAGCCTTGGAGGAGATTGAGGGTAAGGATAGCGTGTGGAATGTGGCAATCCCAAAGATGAAGCGGAAAATCCGGGTTCGTACTGCATAGACCGGCAATGAAGTGATTCTTGAAGGTACGGATTGCGCGTTCGGCGGCGTTGCGACGGTGTAGATGGGGAGGAGCCAACTGGAAGTCGACCTGGTTGGCCGTCATAAAGGACTGGAGAGCGGTAGACGCCTTGTTGTCTAGACGCTGGATTTGAGGCTGGAGGCCTTGTTGGGTGAAGAGTGAGTGGGCGCGTTGGTAAGCGGCAAGGATCTTGGCGCCGGACTTGCTCTTCATGAGTTCAACATGGATGGCATTACTGTTATAGTCGTACAACACAAGCATGTCTGTGTGGCCTGCACTCGAGGGAGTGAGAAAACGGCCCGGTTGATCTGTGTAGATTTGGCCGGTGACTTGTTGGTGCGCGGCGAAGACATGGTGAGTGCGGCCAGCGGGAGGAGTGGCCGGAGCAGGGCAGAAGTCTAGCGGGGATTTGCTGGGGGGGGTGGGGTAAGGCCACCGGAGGGACGGGGGAAGGCTTGGTGGAACGAAGatttgcttgttgttggtcTAAGTGGCCCTTGATGGTTGCCATAGAGAGGGGAGGATACTTGCGCACTTGTTTGGAAGTGATGTTGGGGAAGGTAGGGAGGCGCCCGGCATCAATGGCGGTACACCAAGTGGAGAGAGCAGGGGAGAAAGGGAAGCGTGCACAAAAGCGATGCGGTCGGCCAGGGAGGTGTCAGGAATGAGGGCATGGGCGGTCTTGGCTGGGGTCAGGTTGAGGTGCCAGAGGCCAGTGGTGGGTGCGCGAGCTCCGGTAAGAAGCAGGGTGGTGTCCCGGTAGATGTCGAGTCGGGTGGCGGAGAACGTGGCGGTGCAGCCGTCGTTGCAGAGCTGGCCAATGGAAATGAGGGGGTGGGAAGCAAGGCCAGGAAAGATGTGAGCTTGGCAAGCGGCAGGGGAAAAACCAGGGAGGTCAAGAGTGGCTGTGTGGCTGGAACGGAGGGTAGCGCTGTTGGGAATGCGGACAGAGAGTGGAGAGGAGGCAGGCTGTTGGTTGAAGTGAGGGCAGGACACGGTGATGTAGTGTCCTGTGCAGCCGGTGTTGGCAATGGCCGAGGTCATGGtactaggcggggaggggactacagacaaattaagactagtaatatgatttaTTAGATTGTTATTACTAGTGTTAAGTGTCGGTGTAGCCGTCCCTCTGACCTATTCAGGGGGCTTGGGGGCAGTCCAAATTTTGGTGGAGCCGCCAAGAGGATTGGCAGCAGCCGCGTCGTCGCGGTGCCCAGGAGCCTTGTTTTTGCAGGTGGCACTAGTGTGCTTATCTCAGAGGTTGTGGCAGAGGAATGCGACACCGAGAGGGCAGAAAAGGGGAGGCTGAGCAAGTCAGGCGCGAGCTAAGGGGGAACCAAGGGGGCTGCCGCAAGGACATTGGCATAGCCGAGGGAGCCGGTGGTAACGATGTGCTTGCGGTCCATGTTGGCAACCTTGAAGATTGCACGGAGGTTGGCAAGCGTGTGCGTTTCCGGCAAGGCAGTGCGCCAGGTTTTTCATAGCCAGCGCAAACGGCAGCGGCTTCGGAGATAGGGTTGCGGCCCGCCGTCAAATACATAATGGCGTCGGTGAGGCGGTGAAAAACGGTTTCGATTGGGTCGGCCGGGTTCCAAGGGGTGTACATTGACTATATGTTGTTTTTTAAGTCAGAGGCGGAGATGGTGCCGAAGTTGCGCCAGAGATGGTCCAGAAGGTCAAGGCAGGTGACGTGGCTGTACGCGAACTGGGGGTGTTCCAAGTCGCAGACGTAGACGCGAGGGACGGCGTCAAGGAGTTGGCGACGGAGGGCATTGTTGACTGCCACATAGAGGCTGTGGATGGCCACAGCACGTTTGTGGAGTTGATTGTTCTCCGTGATTTGGGGTTGCGTTGCGCCCGGTTCGGGGTCGGCAGGGGGAGCAACGGGGATGACGAAGGGTATGTTGGACAGTTCGGCATACGCATCGGCGGTGAGCGTCAGGGCCATGTGACCATGAGCCCCACCGCCGTTGAGGCTGGGAATGGCAGAGGCGTTGGTGCTGAGTTGGCGTTGGGCCAGGAGAAGCGACGCATAGGAGGGTGCAATGGTATCGGTGGCGATTGGAttgaggactttgtgaggaaagtcggaGATGGTAAAATCGGCAGACGGGGACATGATGGCAGGGGACAGGACAGGAGAGCAGTAGGGCAGGGCTGGGATCAGAAAGACGGAtgggttgcttcgtagttctactgatgaacacaaaacgacaatggagatcgaagtcaggaaaatgatgaactacgaagattatgagtctacattgtactcttggatattcatggggactgtggggctgtgattcgttgtgtgtgggacggaagcggcttggcttttagcagtaggcgattgaacttctggtgagacgttgtccttaccaggagttggatcaacagtaATAGCACCAAGTAATTCAAAATAGCACCCGGAGATTTAGAAAGTAGGAGACTGTGTCACGCATAAACGAACTAGGCATAAGCTGTTGACAATGAGATCGACCTTCAGATTGAACACTTTCGTTTTATTGGTCTTCAcagtttttcttttcaacaGTAAAGGCTCGCATTCCTGGGTACTGGGATCTCCACTTTTAACTTTGGCGGAGAGGAAATGGCTGCAACCACGGCGACGTTCGAGTCTGAACCCAAAGGACGGGGTTCTACGGAGAACAGTACATCGACATCATGATGCCCTGATTCTTGTAAGACAACTACGACAGACGTCATCAGCTTCGCAGCATGGCTCCGTAGCTCGGACGATAGCCTTGGATCGTTTCCGTGCCTTTGCTAGTAAAAACTTTTTTTTACTCGGCATGTTTGTTGCAGTTGGATTCGCCCGTGTCTTTCCGGCTCTCGGGAACAACGGTGGCGTGTTGCGCCCCGAACTCATTATTGGCAAGTATGGTGTCACCTTCATATTCTTACTTTCTGGGCTTTCGTTGGAACTGTCGCAACTAAAGCAGGCGTTTGCAAACATAAAGTTGAATTCGCTTATTCAACTATCGACGTTCGCTGCGTGGCCTTTCTTGATCGGTCTTCCCTTGAAGCAAGCTTTTGCTCGGTTACTTCCCCACGCGCTACCCCCCGCGCTGCTGGACGGTATTCTCATCCTGACATGTCTGCCAACTACAGTCAACATGTGTGTGATTTTGACAGCTGCCTCGGGAGGAAACGTGGCATCCGCGCTTTGCAACGCCGTCATTAGCAACATGGCCGGTATTTTGTTGACGCCGGCACTGTTGTTTCGATTTTTTGGCTCCAGTATTCAACTTCCTTTTCTCGCCATGGTTGTCAAGCTTTGCAATAAGGTGCTCCTACCGGTGGCCGTTGGGCAAGCTCTCCGAGCGACCAACATGAAGAGCTTCTACAAAAAGCATTCCAAGATGTTCAAGCGATCACAAGAAATTGTTTTGCTCAGTATTCTGTGGAACGCTTTTTGTACCGCGTTCACGAATGGCTTGGGGATTGAGGCACGGCACGGGCTGGTACTTTTGGCGCTCCTTCCGACACTGCACTTGACTTCCTTGGCCGTTGTGTTTCGAGTATTTTCCCTCCCCTCCTGGGGCTTTAGCAAAGAGGAAGTTGTGGCCGCCCTTTTTGCGGCATCGCACAAAACACTGGCGTTTGGTTTGCCCTTGGTCAATACCATATTCGAAGGCAACGTAAATTTGGCCGCCTATTGCGCTCCGATTATGTTTATACATCCACTGCAGCTAATTATTGGTTCAATCCTGGTGCCACGGTTGGAGTCGTACGTAGGCAACGATCATGCAGCTCCCACCTCTAAAAGCAGAGTTTTATCCGAACCGCCGAATCCTACAGTGCAAAATTAGAAATTAAAGTTACTCCCCAACCGCTGCATTAGGGATAGAATCCTCCAATACGGAGAGTGCTAGGTTCGTTGGCGCGAATATTAGTGACGTGTGCCGACAAATCGTTCAACCGCGACAGAATATTGTCCATGGCCTCGCAACGTTGGACCACATACGACCGTGCCGGGGTTCCTTCGCCGCCACTCGCTGAAGCCGACAACGCCTCGTGATCACCGTGATTATACAACACCATATCCACCCGATCGATTTTACCCTGCAAGGTACCATTGAGAATGAGGGACGTCAAGAGTGATTCTACCTGCGAAATTTCAATATGGTTAAGTTGCTCCGCCAGAGCGTGGAGCGAAATGCGTCGGTAGGGTCGGACCATACGCTCGAGCACCTGCGTGCGGATGGTGCGCAATAAATCCTGCACATGTTCGTTGATAAATTCATCGTGGAGCGTGCGACGATTCTGCCGCAGGACGCGCTCGAATTTAGCAATATCGTTGGCATGGAAGGCTTGAACGAGATTGGTCATGGCGACAATCTCGGGGTCGTCTCGGTAGGGACGGGCTTCCTGGGAATCGAAGGGATTGATCGCGGACGCGTGGAGCATACTCGCGAGTACGAGATACTTAAGACAGCGTAGCCGCGACGGATCGCCGGCTTCGTCGTACGATTTGAAAGCTTGGAAGAAGGTCTTTTCGGCCTGGTTGTACTCCCGCGAAGCCATGTGCGTTTTGCCGCCGAGTTCTTGAATCAAGGCAATGGTCCGGGGATGTGGAATACCGCCCCGAACGGCCATGGCCTTCTGGAAGGTTTCACGTAACCGTTTGTGATCTTTTTGGCGACTGTATAGTTGTATTTGTAGTGCGTAAATCTCCATAGACTGTGTACTGCTCGAGGCGGAACCCGAGTCTTCGGGCGGCATGTTCGTTTGCAGATCTCTCAAAACCTGTTCCAGTTTGTTCGCTTCATTCATTTCGTACAGTAGTTGTCCGTATTTGAGATTTGTTTTGAACCACAGCCGTTCGTTGATGGTGTTTCCCGTTTGTGGATGAAAGACCTGAAGGGTAGCGTCGTATACCGCGAGTGCGATCTTTTGGGGATCCTGATGTCCGTTGGGGACGACCGCTCCGCTGGCCGTAGCGGAGACGGATCCTTGGTAAAGGGTTGCGACGCGTTCCAGCATCCCGTTGATGCCCTTTTCTACGGCGTTGGGACTAACGTCACCCTGGGCAATGCACTCGAGGAGACGACGGTAGTCTTGCATGagtttttcgtcgtcgtcgccgacgcGGAGCCGCAACTTGACGAGCTGCTTCATGGCTTTAAAACTCCAAGGTCCGTATGTTTTGTCGCTGCCGGACTTGGCCAGTTCAGCCGATTCTTGCGCAATAATATGTTCGAAGCTCGCCACGGCAGCGGGGACGTCGTCGCGGAGGGATTTGCTGTTGTAGTAGGCGTTCTCGAGTTCGACTTGGGCGTCGTCCtgctcctcttcgtcgtccgtatACTGGAACTCTGCTTCCATggcgtcatcgtcatcgtcgtaTTCGTATTCgtagtcgtcttcgtcgctcatGATAAAAGGAGCAACGGGAGCGACGAGACACCGGAGCTGTGATTGTGGTATAATTCAAGCCCTGTATACGAGGCCCTCCCTTTGTGAGTATAGGCAGACGGTAGAGACTGTTGCTCTTTTGACAAAGAACAATTTTCGATACCATCCCCATCCGGTTGCTGCTTTGGGTGTTATCGTTTTACCATACAGTTAACGTTGGAGGTGATTGTGATAGGGTCTCTCTCGGCCTCACGAGGGTAACCCTGTCACTCGCGAGGGTTCGAGATTCCTGCCGACTAGGGATTTGGTGACGTTTTCGGCCAACGGCGCGAGATACTACGTACCGCAGCGTACACACTGTACCGGCGTCATCATCCTCAATCAGTACACTGGGGGAAAACGTTAATTGTAAATCTGCGCGACTGTCGTCTCCGCGGACGGAATCGTGTCCTCCGCGGTGGAGCGCGCTTTCGTTTACCTAACTAACAGAAATGTAACTACCAGGGAGCGGTCACTTGGGCCAGTTTTGATAGGGTTTTTCTATTTGTCTGTGTCGTGGAACCAGCTACATATTAAATTTGAGAAGTACCAGTTTCGGCGAGGATTGGTAGGTTCAAAGGTGACGTTTGAGAATGTCTCGTTTGGAACGTGGGATCGAGCGCTCGTCCATCGCACGCTCCCGCTCGCTCTAGAGCGCTATTCTGGTTAGAGCGAGCAGCTACACCCTGAAAACCCACTCGTACGACCCCCCCCCAATGTGTTGGTCGTTCGTTGCCTTCCACTACCTGCTACCTGCTAAGCCCCGACAAtaacaacaataacaacaacaataccAAACAATCATTTACCGAAGGAACGAAAACGCACGAACGTGATAACGTGAACCCCATACGACGGACGGTACCAGTCAAGTCGTATTCACCACCAACAACGTACCTGTTGGCACGGTTGAGTTTTCTTGTTCCAATCCAACTCGCCATTGCTGTCAGTCCGATTGCTTGGCGTCTCGTCGCATCGATCCCGTCTTGGTCCATACCGATCCGACGACGTCCCCCATCTGGCAGTATTTCCTACACAGCACCACGCCCTTTCTTCCTATATAAGTTTATATATACACACATTTGCAGCTCCACGTACGAGGTGTCTACATGCCcacaacacacacacaatgAACAGCAATCACAGCCAGTCGACGACCACTTCGACGCCGGTAATGGACGGCGGTGGAAATGCCGGGCCCGAAACGTTGGCCGAGATCAATCACGGTGCCCAACGTGTCGCTCGGGAACTCGTCGACTTTTTGGCCCCCGCCAGTAACGCTCTCCCGGCCTTGACACCGCccaacgattccgacgaagccACTACGGATCTACAACTGGCAATCTGTCGGAAACTGCGTGAAGTAAGTCTATCAAAGCACCGTTTATGTGGGACAGGTATACATGAGTTATGGATCGGATGGAGATGGGATATATATATGCATATATGTGGGTTGGGGTAGCAGTGCTCAGGGCACCAAGTTCCTGCGGCAACTTGCGCTCTTTTTTTTTAGTTCCCGTTGTTAGTGTTGGGGTAGAAAGTCTACTTTGTGTCATGCTGTTCTTGATGGACGTGCTCACTCACATATGCAATTTACCACTTGTTGCCGATAGCTTTTGCCCACGAACAAGGAACTCTTACACAGAGCTCAACAGGGCCACTGGATTCCTGTCTTGTTGTCGTGGTTGAATTTGCACGAACGTCCAGCCGTTCAGGTGGAGGCTCTCCTAGCTCTCACTAACATTGCCGAACTCTGTGCCCAGCAGAGTTATTTTCAAACCGCCTCGCAGCAAACGTCCGCC is a window encoding:
- the CSN2 gene encoding COP9 SigNalosome subunit 2 (homolog to insect subunit); translation: MEAEFQYTDDEEEQDDAQVELENAYYNSKSLRDDVPAAVASFEHIIAQESAELAKSGSDKTYGPWSFKAMKQLVKLRLRVGDDDEKLMQDYRRLLECIAQGDVSPNAVEKGINGMLERIALAVYDATLQVFHPQTGNTINERLWFKTNLKYGQLLYEMNEANKLEQVLRDLQTNMPPEDSGSASSSTQSMEIYALQIQLYSRQKDHKRLRETFQKAMAVRGGIPHPRTIALIQELGGKTHMASREYNQAEKTFFQAFKSYDEAGDPSRLRCLKYLVLASMLHASAINPFDSQEARPYRDDPEIVAMTNLVQAFHANDIAKFERVLRQNRRTLHDEFINEHVQDLLRTIRTQVLERMVRPYRRISLHALAEQLNHIEISQVESLLTSLILNGTLQGKIDRVDMVL
- a CDS encoding predicted protein: MSPSADFTISDFPHKVLNPIATDTIAPSYASLLLAQRQLSTNASAIPSLNGGGAHGHMALTLTADAYAELSNIPFVIPVAPPADPEPGATQPQITENNQLHKRAVAIHSLYVAVNNALRRQLLDAVPRVYVCDLEHPQFAYSHVTCLDLLDHLWRNFGTISASDLKNNI
- a CDS encoding predicted protein, with the protein product MLVLYDYNSNAIHVELMKSKSGAKILAAYQRAHSLFTQQGLQPQIQRLDNKASTALQSFMTANQVDFQLAPPHLHRRNAAERAIRTFKNHFIAGLCSTNPDFPLHLWDCHIPHAILTLNLLQGSRINPTLSAHTQLHGAFDYNCTPLAPPGTRVLVHEKPAVRETWAPHAVEGWYLGPAMNHYRCHRVWITEMRAKRVANMLAWFPSKIPMPTASSTDRALAAARDLVCALQNPSPALPFTPLDANQHQAHTQLAELFALVAARGLFRSRTRSSAPGPAPCLTPTPAQVRFAVPIVTAEHAPALLRVPTLAPPSPRVPPTATYHSRTDNPGRRRRKARQPQP